A region of the Pseudomonas asiatica genome:
TCGAGGGCGGCACCTACAAACAGCTTTTCTATGTTGCGGATGTCAGGGTAGCTGGCGTCGAGCCGGCAGGTGAGGGGCATATCGCTTTTGACAAATCCGATTTTGTGTTGCTCTTGTGCTATGGCGAAAGGGACCAGTACCGCTTGATTGGCACCGTGCGTGATGAGCGAGCCGAGCATCCTGAACATCTGACGTTCGAGGACGTTGGCCATGATGCCATAAACGGCTTGAACCTCAGGATTACCGCCGTGAACTGGTTTTCCACCTACCGTGTTCACCATCGCGTCGCGGACCATTTCCGCCGTGGCCGGGCGTTTCTGCTCGGTGATGCAGCGCATGTCCATAGCCCGGCGGGAGGGCAGGGCATGAACACCGGCATTCTGGACGCGATCAACCTGGCATGGAAGTTGGCCGCGGTGTTGAAAGGGAAGGCGCCCGACACATTGCTCGACAGCTACCAGATCGAACGCCAGGCATTTGCCCGCACGCTGGTGGAGACAACTGACAAACTGTTCACCTTCGTTACCGCTCAGGGCGGATTTGCCGACTTTGTACGCACTCGCATCGCGCCGCTCTTCGCGAGCGTTGCATACAAGAGCGAAAACGTCCGTGAGTACCTGTTCCGAGTGGTTTCGCAAACCACCCTCGATTACCGCGAAAGCCCGCTGAGCCAAGGCAAGGCCGGTGGAGTTCAGGGCGGTGATCGCCTGCCATGGCTGCCTGTGGGCACCGAGGACAACTACGCTTCACTGGCAGCCATTCAGTGGCAGGTGCATGTTTACGGCGAAGCCAAGGCCGATTTGTCCCAATGGTGCGCAAGACACGGTATTGCACTGCATGTTTTCGCTTGGGAGCATGCGTACGAGAAAGCCGGCGTTGCCAGAAATGCTGCTTACCTGTTGCGGCCTGACAACTATGTCGCGCTGGCTGATCCTGAGGGGGAGGCGACTACCTTGAGCCGGTATTTCGAGGCGCAGGGAATGATGCGATGACCAGCGCCCACCAGTGTTTTTCACGCGATTGCGTTCACCAGATTTCATACCTGTCGCTTGATTGATCATTTTGCGAACCCCTGTAGATCTCGAAAATGTCAGCCTTTGCTGTGCTAGGCATCTTCGCGTGATGGATATGCAGGGGAAGCCAAGGCTGGCCGCAAAGTTCAAACCAACAAGTCCGGTGGTACGCTGCGTAATGGAATGCAGGCAGAAAAAATACCGGTCACGCCAGTATCAGGCCGAGGCGCAGCGCCAATCAGCCCTGGCCAACATTGAGCCAGGGCTGTCCGTTACCTTCAGGCAATAAGGTCCACTGCAAGCTGGAAGGCTACCCATAACGCCAGGCCAGTGGCGAATGCCAGCGCGATGTTTTCGAACCAGTTGTTGCGGTACGCCTTGCCCAGCAGCGATTTCTGGTTGGACATGATCAGCAGGCCCAGCGAGATCACCGGCAGGCCGATGATGTTCAGCGCGCTGACACCGATGGTAAGGGTCACGAAGTCGGGCATGCCCGGGATCGACCAGACCAGTGGCGTCACCAGGATGAACAACATGAACCACTTGTGCATCGGGTCGTTGTGGAATTCCTTTCCATGGCGTTCGCGTCGCTCGGGCTTCACATGTTGGAAAGCGTCGGTGATCAGCATGGGGAACGCAGTGGTCTTGCCAGAAATGCTGGCGAACAAAGTGGCGAATACGCCGACGAAGAAGATGTACCAGCCGATCGGGCCGAAGAACAGTTCCAATGCCTTGCCCAGATCGCCGAGCGTTTTCACCTCGATGCCGTTGGGCCGCAGGATTTCCGCGCCGACGATCCAGATCGCCAGGTTGATGACGATACCGACGAATACCGCAAACAGCAGGTCGTTGCGCTGGATGCGTTTGTGTTGCGGGCCGACCCAGCCTTTTTCACGCATGACATAAGGGTGCACGAAGTTGGCTACAGAACCTGCCACGGCACCGATCACCGATACCGCTACCAGCAGTGCGCCGTGAACGCCTTCATCGGCTGGAATGCTGAAACCGATGGTGCCTTTGACGATACCCGCCACGTCGGGGCCGGACATCACCGCCAGCGCCAGGAAGGCCAAGGTCATCACCGCCAACAGTACTTTCATGACGCCTTCGATCATTGCGTATATGTTGCGCCCCACCAGCATCCACACGGCCAGCACCACGGCCATGGAGCACAGCAGTGGGTAGTCGATCCGCAGCAACATCGCCAGCGCTTCCCCCGCACCCTTGATCATGTAGGCGTTCATCAGGTGCCCCATCAACAGGGCATAGGCCAACATGAACCAGGCGAACACCGGGTGCAGCTGCGCATAGCCCTGCAGAATGGTCATCCCTTGGTTATTGCACAGCTGGAAGCGGGCGATGATGTTTACGATCAGGTACCGGAGCAGCAGCGAAACGGCCAGCACCCACATCATGGCGTAACCGTAGTTCGCCCCGGCGACAGATGAGGTTATCAGATCTCCTGCCCCCAACCACGACAGAACCGCGATGACGCCGGGGCCAAGCAATTTGATCAGCTTTGACAGGCGATTTTGAGGGGTTACGGCAGTTTTCCCCTCGACAGAAGGTATGCTCGACATGGTGACTCCATTGTTTTTTTTGTGAGAGCGGAGCGTAGTCGATCACAGTAGATAGGATGTCGTACAACTTAAATTCCAGCAAAGATGTTTCTTAATGTTTCGAGGTAAGGTGCAATGTCCAGAGGGCGGCCGAGACGACACCGACAGGCTTCCTCAAATAGTGAGGGAAGGCCGCATTTGTCGCGGCCTTTACTCGTTAGACTTGCGCCTGGCCACCGTCGACGAACAGTTCGGCCCCGTTGACGAAGCTGGCGTCGCTGGCAGAATGCTGATTTCGCCGTGGTTCTTTGCCTCGATTGTGCCGCAGCCAGCAGTGCAAGAGGGCGAGCAGCCGGGGGGTGAGACTGTGTCAGGCTAAATCGCCGGGCTGCCTGCGTGCTGAAAACCGCACGGGGCGCCATGATCGTTCAGCGGCGGTGGTGCGGATTCAGCGGGCTTTTTCCAGGTGTTCGAACTGGCATTGCATTTGAGCATCTTTGAGGCTCAGCTCAAACTCAACCAAGCCGTCATGCACTTGCTGCAAGGCCTGGATCTGCCCCATCAATTCCTGCTTTTTGTTTTCGATGGCCTGCATGGCCAGATCCCAGGGCAGCTCCTGGCCGCGATGATCCTGCAGAATGGCCTGCATTTCCTTGAGCTTGAAACCGAGTTGCTGAGCGCATTTGATGAAGGTCAGCAGCTCTACGCTTTGCTGGCTGTAGATGCGGTACTTGCCTTCGCGTTGCGGTGGGGGCAAGAGGCCGATTTCTTCGTAATGTCGAATGCTTTTGACGGTGGTGCCCGACAGCTGGGCGGCTTTGCCGATGTACATGAAAATCCCTTTTTTGACGCATCGGAAGCGAAAAGGTGTCGCGGGCCCGCACAGGCGCGCGACATCTTTGCACAAGCGTCAGGGGGTGGGAAGCCAAGTTGGGCAAGGTGTCACAGCAGGGAGGCTCGGCTGGGCAGCGCGGGGGCACGGCCCGACCGGGGCCGATCAGCGGCTGGCGACTGCCTGGACTTGTTTGAGCCAGGCTTCACGCTGTTCCGGCTTGGAGCCCAATACCGGACCGAAGGTCAGGGTTTTCAGGGGTTTTATGCCGCAGAACTCCAGGGTGGTCTTGCGCATTTGGTGCAGGCCCGGCA
Encoded here:
- a CDS encoding MerR family transcriptional regulator, with amino-acid sequence MYIGKAAQLSGTTVKSIRHYEEIGLLPPPQREGKYRIYSQQSVELLTFIKCAQQLGFKLKEMQAILQDHRGQELPWDLAMQAIENKKQELMGQIQALQQVHDGLVEFELSLKDAQMQCQFEHLEKAR
- a CDS encoding FAD-dependent monooxygenase; translation: MAQTDVLIVGAGPTGLVLALWLNRQGVAVRIVDRSSGPGEASRAMAVQARTLELYRQLDLAEPVIEAGYKTPAMNMWARGRHRARIPLGDAGREVSAYPFVLIYPQDRHERLLVQQLQSLGVDVERQTELLSFEEGESHVTALLKHADGREESCTAAFLAGCDGARSLVRQEIGGGFEGGTYKQLFYVADVRVAGVEPAGEGHIAFDKSDFVLLLCYGERDQYRLIGTVRDERAEHPEHLTFEDVGHDAINGLNLRITAVNWFSTYRVHHRVADHFRRGRAFLLGDAAHVHSPAGGQGMNTGILDAINLAWKLAAVLKGKAPDTLLDSYQIERQAFARTLVETTDKLFTFVTAQGGFADFVRTRIAPLFASVAYKSENVREYLFRVVSQTTLDYRESPLSQGKAGGVQGGDRLPWLPVGTEDNYASLAAIQWQVHVYGEAKADLSQWCARHGIALHVFAWEHAYEKAGVARNAAYLLRPDNYVALADPEGEATTLSRYFEAQGMMR
- a CDS encoding Nramp family divalent metal transporter; translation: MSSIPSVEGKTAVTPQNRLSKLIKLLGPGVIAVLSWLGAGDLITSSVAGANYGYAMMWVLAVSLLLRYLIVNIIARFQLCNNQGMTILQGYAQLHPVFAWFMLAYALLMGHLMNAYMIKGAGEALAMLLRIDYPLLCSMAVVLAVWMLVGRNIYAMIEGVMKVLLAVMTLAFLALAVMSGPDVAGIVKGTIGFSIPADEGVHGALLVAVSVIGAVAGSVANFVHPYVMREKGWVGPQHKRIQRNDLLFAVFVGIVINLAIWIVGAEILRPNGIEVKTLGDLGKALELFFGPIGWYIFFVGVFATLFASISGKTTAFPMLITDAFQHVKPERRERHGKEFHNDPMHKWFMLFILVTPLVWSIPGMPDFVTLTIGVSALNIIGLPVISLGLLIMSNQKSLLGKAYRNNWFENIALAFATGLALWVAFQLAVDLIA